GTCTGCTGATTAGATCACAGATATGGTCACAGCAATAATTTGTTAAAGGAGTACTGCTTCCAGAGCTGTGGTATTGCATATTACAGATGTGCTGtgcaaaaaaagtgaaaaaatcatagcactttatttatttcaagcaTAAATGAATAGATCAAATTGCACAACAttcatagaaataaaaataaaagttaaccACTCATGGTGCGAGCCCTAATATAAAATTGTCTTGTACTTAACTTCAGTCAAAGCTATTAACATGTTAACTGACATGATGTAAAAATcaactgaactaaaaaaaaaaaaaaactgcactaaAATACTGGAAAAATACTGGAAAAATACTGCAGTAAATAATAAGTCCATTATTGAATTAATTATCCATTCATCTAAGCTCAAATTAAATGATTGTATCCATTCTGTGTggtaataatgtaatgtattacACTAGGAATCTTTACATTGTAGTATTTGtccactgtttttctttttccaaagaTGGCTATCCCATCTGTGATGGTATTGCccctgctggtggtggtgttcGCTGGAATCTACTACTTTTACAACGAGATCATCCACTTCATGTCCAAGTCCATAGTGCGGAACAAAGTGGTGGTGATTACGGATGCCGTGTCTGCAATGGGAAGTGGTAATGCTCACTAATAAAACACCTTTTCTGTCCTctcgcttgttttttttttttctcgatcTGGCCATTGTGTCTATATATTGGTCTACACAGTACATTTGTAAGTACATGGTTGTAGAAAATGCTACTTTGAATATTTAGGTTAAAAATTTAATAGAATGAGTAACTAAAGGATTAAATAAACAGTTCAGCCAAAAGTTCAATGTCCCATTATCCCAAATGTAGCTGATCAGCCAAAACATTTTCCATGTCTAAAGTTTCCTTCTATAGAGTTGCACTGATTAATGCCTATAGCTACCAATTTAGCATCATACAATGTGTATGTGAATCTTATGACTCCAAGTATTCAATTTTCcagaatgaatgtaaatgtcttCATAGAGCAAGTGAATCATGACTTTTGACATCCCCCTAAATGTTTAATAGACAAATGGCAAATGTTGCATCCTCTTACCCAGTTGTGGAAAGATTACACAACATGCTGAATTGTGTAAAAGCACCGCAACTTTTGTAATAATTCACTTTAATAATAGTATGTAGTGATCAAGAACATTAAtcaagtaagagtaaataagtcaTCTGGCGAAAAACTACTTGATTAATGACTttacaaatgactttttttttttaaacatgtcttCAATTGTCACATctaatctgaaaatgttctATAATCTGAGGAATGCATTTTTGAACAATTACGTTAACGAATCAAGTGAGCTCTGCTGAAGTGCTGAAGCTCTGCTGAAGTGAACCTCGATTATCAACATCATATAAAGAAAGGTaaagttagctggctagctagctcagcCAAATGCTGTTTGGTTttcagtagctagctagctagttagctcgTATTAATTGATCCATATTTCTAGCTAAATAGTTATAtagctatctagcaaagatgCCCCTTACTGAGCACAACCTATAGGCTGGAGATGTATTTATAACACAACAGGCAATCGGTACTGACCATCGAAGTGACGtcttaagtttaatacagagctttcatgctgtaaaacatcaaaagatctggctagctagtctagctcactcagctagcttATGGCTTATATGTACATATCTCCATGGGTTGTTTCCATTGAAGCGTTTAAAAATGAAGATACCTGATACATTGGGCCAGGGATGCTcttctgtctccactgtctcagacactgCTGCTAAGCATGTAGTGCCTGAATTGTAGACTTTTAGCAGGATTTTTAGCTTAATTCTGACTGGGTCTTGCAagtgaattatttaatatttgcacATACTGCTTGTTAATTTGCTTCTGGGGTTAAATGCATTATCGTTTACTCTGtaacagtgataaaaatgaATGTGGAGTACGTTGAGTGTGGAATATTTTGTAAAAgtactatgattttttttttcaagtaataTAACAAGAGTACATGTAGTTTGTTACTCCACCCCTGCTCACATCACAATACCTTTTATTACGTTGTACAATATTGTCATGATattatattgttaaaaaatttCCTCAGTCCACCATGCTTTAAACTTCATGGAATTGTCTCTGAAATGAATCTAGGGGTAGTGATGGCATTTCATGCCCAATGTTTACAtctactacactacacacagacgatctgtctatctatctatctatctatctatctatctatctatctatctatcgatactgtatatacaaagcATATGCTATATATGCtctaatattaaattttattgatTGGAAGAAAGTTTATTCCATcaaatcttctctctctctctctatctccctccctctctctctctcttttgtgttTCAGAATGTGCCAGGATGTTGCATGAAGGTGGTGCACAGTTGGTGTTGTGTGGACCCAACTGGGATAAGCTGGAGTCTCTCCATGACTCACTGTGCAGTGGCTCAGACCCCAGTAAAGTGAGTAAAGCCTGTATCAGAGAACCCACACAGCCTCTCAGTAGGACTACATACGTTTACCCACGTACCTGGTTCTGATGTCTGAACTCACACATAAGATAAAAAGACAGGAAGACAGGAAGGCTTCAACCTCTGACGGGGTGTCACTGTCAACGTTTTCCTTTGCTTTGATGAACAATGGCAGGATATCCTCCTCCCTGACAGCTCGCTGTCTCCTGCTATCTAACAAATTCCAGGACACCCCACAGACATTACTGCCATTCCCATCGTCTCAGGTTCAACAAAAATGACTAGCGCCACTGGAATTTCAGTGGATCTTGATTCGGGATGATTTATAGGAACAAAATGATCACTTACCCCTTCATATTCATGCTCTAATTATTCCATGTGcagtgccctccagaattattggcaccctgtgTGAAAATGATCAGAAAGTGAATATATAAAGTGAATATACAAAAGGAACAACACATGCAACGATTAAGGTTTTCGGTTTATATATGGgcactgtacatttttattaaaaacaaatctttttcaaacacaaacattttaagtAGTGAAATTTTTTGGAATTAACATTTGGAAAAACCTTTACCTGGAATGAGTAACTGCCCTGAGCCTCTTCCtgcaaattaaattttaattatttatactagttatttttttatacaccCAAGGAAACAGGACATGGAGTTCCTGGGGACTGAGAGcaatttaaaaagaacattttttttgttttcatttattttaaattaacaatttctttttaatacttCTAAGGGgtgaaaataatttatttttgagaaataatactgttatgaaaaaaagtttttataagAAAGATTTTTGTTAGTGCAGAAGTTTGTAGCTGCAGTTATTTtagctcatttttatttagactgtGTGTTACTACAGCGACTCTTGTGCTGTgttatgttttctttaaaaaaattagatatGATTGAAAATGAAATCTCATATTTATCAAAGTGTACcaacttttctgtttctctcatgTTCTATTTTAAATTATCATTTATCCAACATTATTCATTTCCAACCAACCATGTTAAACGTAATTCCTGCACTGCAAAGTCGAAAGTTTCTGTGAACTTTGAGCCCATCAGTCTATTTTTGTCGAACATGGGGCTCATTATGACTTGTTCCACCCATTATAATGGTTTCTGGTTTACATCTCTCTGGTGGCTTCTATCTGTTTTTCCTATTGAAGACCTTTCCACCCAAGTTGGTGTTGCTGGACTTCAGTGATACAGACAGCTTGGAGGATGTGATTACAGAGATCAGTGAATGCTATGGCTACGTGGATGTGCTCATATGTAACGGCAGCATGAAGGTCAAAGCCCCAGTACAGAACCTTTCACTGGAGATGGACAAAATCATCATGGACGTCAACTACTTTGGGCCCATCACTTTGGCAAAGGGTACGAGTGTTAGAACCTTAATGCCACCTATCCAGTAAGTCACAGTTTTATAAATCTGATAGAATGGTATTTTCGTGTGACTAGGTATTCTGCCGTTAATGATTGCCAGGAGAACAGGTCATTTCGTAATCGTCAACAGCATCCAAGGGAGACTTGCTGTCCCATTTCGCACTTCCTGTAAGATTTTAATATTGTCTCTTAACTTAATTGTAATAATATAGCATGAACGTCTAAAGAGAAATTGACACTATTACTTAACCCTTTCCCAAATGACACTTACTGTACATTTGAGTTGCTCTTATCATAGCATGTCCCTCACCTCACCCAGATACAGTTTTACTGAGTTAAtgttctttttgtgtgtttgagacgcTGCCTCCAAGCACGCGGTGCAGGCCTTCTTCGACTGTCTGAGAGCAGAAGTGGAGGAGTATGGCATCTCTGTCAGTACAATCAACCACACGTTCATCAACGCTACAGCCCAGGAAGCCACCCCCTCCCAGTCTCAGCCCACCAACGCCCTGTGGGCATGTGCGTAATTACACACCACTACACAAAAACACgcaaacaacaaaacagcatgACCATTCCGGTTACTTTTCCATGCAAAGTCTGAACCGGCATTTGCAGGTTTTTCTTCGACCTGTGAAAAATATGCCAGAATAGAGTGTCCTATTTGTTAACATTGTTAATAGTCAGTATTTATCCACTGTGACATAGAAGTGGAATGGATTACAATCCCATCACAGAGCTGAGCAGTTAGAGCCCTGTTCATGGACTCAACAGTGGGCAGTGATGGGATTTAAAGTATCTCTAATTGTGTATGTTTTAGGCATGAAAACTAATAAtcaattgtttaattttttttttccatttctacaTGTCATAATATGCCATATCATTCATCAGTATTCATTATATGACGAATGGAAATGCCTATGCATCCTCAATCCCCAGTAACTAGCCGGTTAGTTAACTGTCAGTGAGCTAGCTTATATTTGTTACAGACACCAGTGGGATTTCAATCTCTCAGTGACTTACTAAACAGTGGCCAAACCTATCAAAATACccataaaaacagattttgttcAGCACTATCTAAGTTAGCTAAGTGAGCTACAGTAGTTAGCTAGCCTAGCAAAAAAGTTCCTGGTATCACGTTATCCTGTATGAATTGGTATATTTGACGCGATTGCACCAAAACTGAGCTCATATGTAATGTTGCCTTATTGTCTTATAATGAACAGTTTACTCATGTACGGATACTAACTTTTAAATAATTGGCTGATAATAGGAAAGAGTAAGAGATCAACTGTTAAAGAATCCTAGTTTCAGTCATTTACCTCAGCAATCTGCTAGttatggaataaaacaatgctagctggctagctaatgttaaacactaaacattcaGTTAGCCCTGTACTCTCTGCATTTTTCCTTGGTGCCAGAGTGGTACCTTCAAaggtatatatgtatgtttcacttttaaaaataatttaaggcaCACAACTGGACCACTGATGGACCTTTAACTCTATCCATATTCATAAACTCTACATATTAAGGTTCAGTTCACTCCAACCACAAGGAAAAGTAGAGTCTGATACCTTTATTTTTGTATGCATGTATTGCCTAATCATTGTAATATCAACATCTCCATAAAAACAAGTCTTGTTCtagagaaaacaacttttgggaggaaaaaaaaaccattaatGCATGGCATCTTTGAGGGTCCATAATTCAATATTTTCCCTGCCTCACCTCAGTGCTCTCCTTCTCTAGACATTTTAAGCAAGCTAACCACTCACGGTGTGAGCCCTAAAGCCCTGGCGTGTGAGATTGTGCGAGTGGTGAACCGGAGGAGGAGAGAGGTGCTCCTGGCTCACCCCATCCCCTGGGTTGCTCTCTACATCCGCTCGCTCATTCCCAGCTTCTTCTTTTCTGTGGTGGCAGCAGGGGTGAAGGACGCGGCTATGAATCAGCAACTAAAATAGATCCATACATCACATGCTAGTGAATGACTGAGGGACTTGTGTTGTTCCTTTAACAATTTGTCATTAGAATGTGTTCTGAGCTATAATTCTCACATTGACATATGACCTCTGATGTAATATAGGAACAGTAGTTATTTGGAGGAGGATTTTTTAGGGCTTAGTCTGAGCTATGACCTATTTGCTTTATTTGGCTGGTAAAATATCACATGCTCTGTAGTATCTGCCCTAAATATCTTGGCATGTGCTAGATTTTCCAttatttagcaaaatataatgtTGCTAAACATAGCAATTTATGGCATGGTCTGGGGAGAAGAGATTTTGGCCTCATATTAGTTCACATTTTTAGGCACTAAGTAAGAGCTAATGTTTTCATGCTTGTCTTCTAGCTCATCTGTTTTTGGAAAGTTtcatcagtaacacacacacacacacacacacacacacacacacacacacacaaacagctgccTTCAGCTGCTTGCTGACGTGGGAGCAGTTGTCTGACTGGTGGAGACAAGTTACTTCACCTTCAGCCCCTAAAGGcaaaacacatttcacacaattGCAGAATCCTGCAGATGGCACTAGTGGACTTTTATGCTGCAACACTGGAAGAAGCAAAGTACTGCCACCTACTGAACATTGCTCACTTATAACCAATTCAGAAACAGTACTTACACTCTATGCTTTACTTTGTGCTACTATGTGTTACTTTGTGTATCATATGATCCTTGTGGCATGCTTTCTGtcctgcaataaaaaaaaagtttaggtCTTTAATGTGTTGAACTGTTTACATGTATTCATTCAGCATACACATCATCACAAATCAACTTGCAAAGTGAGATAGGAACTGAGCAGTTAAGAGTGAAAGACTTCACTTTGGGGTCCAACAGCTCTGTAACAgtcttgggatttgaacttagAACTTTTTGGACACTAAGACCCAATCGATGTGCTATCAATTCCCTTGAAGTATgattatatgaatattttcataGATATCAACTTCAGGCAAACATAGGGTGCTTTCACAAAGTGGCTTGCACAATGTTCACACAGTAAGCACAGTCTTTCCAGTCCTACCTATAACTACATAGCTATgttgattagatttattattatcagtactaaagaataaataaagatcTAACTCTagtgatgaggaggttgtttttCTTCACTGTAGCTTTCGAGGCAGAAATTCAATAGACAAAgagctgcttgtgtgacttACAAAgattgcattgcatttcactgCATTGTCCTCATAAGTAGGATTACACATTGAACTGGTGgttgagggagaaaaaaaatggcacccTAAGTGTTGGTGTCTTACAATGTACCACCAATTACTCAATCATAACCTGTTATGTCTGCAGGCATCATGTCATTAAGGGCGAGGAGGATGTGTGCCACTGTCTGGGAGATATAACTTGCACTCACCAGAGTATCATATGTTTTACAAACCAGCATGTAGCTCTTTTGTATTCAGCCATACACAGCATGGTTTAACACACAAAGCTTCATCAGCTACTAATAATGAGGTGACTGGTTTCTCTACCAGGACCACTGATCTAAAGCCTAAGGATTTTGCATTGGTCATTGTAGCTAGTATGTCTGCTCTTTTATCAAGCTGCAGATTGAATACACTCTTAAATGCCCATCAGAGCTAATGAAATCAGTATATCGTAGGATAGCCCAGCCACTCACTTGGGCAAAAGTACTCCCAAATGGATTAGACAATTGTCCAGCCGTATTGGGCGGAGGATCTGATTTTAATTTTGCCATCAGCCTGTAAGGCATtcagtgctgctgctgtgcTGTGCTCCTGCTTTACACTCTAATCTTCAGTTTGCATTGATGACGGGCTACCAGCACTCTCTGCTGAGGTGGGTCCGTGTCCAGTAATAAAACATCAGGGCCTGTGTCTATATGTGAGACGGCTGTACTAAACTTCCTCAGTGCTTAAATGCGCCGTTGCATTTCCTTCCATTTCTGGTTGAGCGTATGTATATTTTAGTTGCTTCTCACTAgagctttcttttccttcttttacattttttttctgcatttgtattgtttgttcttttttttctgttttatttttttaaagttgttgGTTGTTGCTCAAATTTGTCTGctggttgtggttgtggttgtcTGTCCGCTCACTATGGACTGAATGCAGCATCTGATCATTTTCTGCCTGCATATTACCTTCTTCTATAGCACATCATTGAGAGTGATCTCATGGCTGTATTTGTGTCTGTGCTCATTTCTGGTGACACATGTATGGTTCTGTGAATCCATGTCACAGCATTCAGAGTGGTGGCTCCAATCCAGTAAAGGCACATGCTCTTCCTCTTCCATGAGAATGCTCAGCAGAGTCTTCTGTCttttgttcctgttattacaAGAAGAAGATTAGCTTTTTTTCCCAGCAGGCTCTGCAGCCTTAGAATTACTGTCACTCTCTGACGATTTAACAATAGCAATCTTAGCAAAAATTAAAGGATTAGAGCGCTATACTCAGCTCATTTAAAAACACTCGACATGGCCTACTTCATCACCTTTGCATGTCATCTAAAGGGAAAGTTTGATTTGGATGGAAAAAGCTACGCTTTTGATGTGGCTTTTTGATTTTAACATGGAGGTGTGAAGTGTTAAGATAGAAATTGTTTTCAGAGAAAATGTGTTTCAGGAAATGTCCCTTAGTGGTTGACAAACCACATAAAGGAGGCTGTTCACACCAATGTTCTTCACATGCTGTGTCTTTTGAAAAGCATATTGTGTGTGGCCTTTGATCAAAGTTCCACTTAGATGAATATTAAAAAACGACATTAAAAATAGCAGAAACACTAATTAGTAagcaaaaaaatttatatttttgaaaaaccATCCCCAGCCACCATGGTTACTCTAAATGTATTATATGTTCAAATGCACACCCAAATTTCTGCTATCTACTGTTTCCTAAACCTCCAAAACAGGAAACCATTTTGTTGGTCACACATTGACTTTGgctttaacacatttttgtgaTTCATTTGCGATTCTTGGTGGAAAACAGTAAAAACTACACATAGTTCTCAGCTAGCATTCTATGTGACTCACCaggtaaaattaaatattaataatgaatatattgCTAAGGGATATACTAATGAATATTAGCAAAAATATTGCTCACTTCTCTACTTTAAAAGGTCACAGATATGTTCAGTaagaaagaaacagagcagCAAGGAACACACAGGGCAAATATATGGGGAAGGACATAGAAAAGGAAGAAGATGACTTGTATGAAATGAGGCTCATAATGAGTGATACagtaatgtagaaaaaaaaacaaaaagaaagaagaaataggTTTTCCTGTTATTGATTACTTTCTGAGAACGATCATAGGATCATAAGTCCATGAAAGAATGTGTTATTTGGACCTGAATCTCCATAACTTGCTAGAGCAGAGTTTACTTGTCTCATATACTGTAAAATTGTATGGAGTACTGTACGTCATCCTCATCAACTGTAAATTATCTTCATTCTCTTATGTCTTTAATCAGGGATACGTCGCTCTGTTAGCtatattaaaatacagtttAGATTCAGTCTGTCTACCAGTAGTGAAGACAACGTAAGCTTCGGCAGGAGAGCATGTTCACCAACCGAGTCAAATCCAAGTCATCTACCTTCTTCTATTAAATCAATTCGTCAATTCAAACCATTTTTGATTGTAATGTAAATTACCATAACGCTCAGGAGCAAGCTGTTCTACTCTAGAGACTGAAAGAGGACTGTATTCACTGTATACTTCCTACTTTTGGATTAGTCATGGTAGCAGAGTGTTTCCCTGTTGCTTGGCCAGGAAAAAccaagacagtttttttttttttttttaatgtcatggtAGCACattgggtagcattgctgcctcacatgtccagggtccctggtttgatcttGATTTCGATCTTGGGTTACTCTCTggagtttcacatattctcccCATGTACTCATGGGTTACTTCCAAGTTCAAAAACATTCTATAAGGGGGAatggttatgctaaattgcctgcAGGtaagggtgtattcccacatcacacccagtgttcccggatTAGGCACATTCCGATTTCTAATtggctttgtttgtttttgacacACATCGTTTCATTAGTGTTTTGAGACAGTAAGACATATACTGTCTACGTGGGACATTTTAATCTGATAGCACAGCGGCAGTGATCATTTTGTGACACTGGAGTATATTTCTGAGAATTGTGTGTAAGCAATTAGGAAAAGCTGTAATTAACTTaatgggaaaacaaaacaaatttccCGTAATTACTGAGTATATGTAATTGCTATCTACATAATTAGATAATTAGATACAATACCGTTAgaatctctctctgtgtttctcccTTCTAAGTACATAACACCGTAGACAGGAAGTAGTTcaaagtatttttctttttgcaaaatAACTTCCAAAAAAAACTAGAACACAAGTTGTCACCTATACAAGCACAATGATTTACAGAATTGATATTGAAATAATGAAGGTGCAGAGATGAAATCAGAGGGATGTTGTCAGGGatcaggctctctctctctctctctctctcaaacacacacacacacacacagacttgctGAAGTGTAATGAATGAAGTGTGCTATTGTTATGTAAATCCCGGAGAGCGAAGCATGCACGGCTCGACGGTGAGGTCCAGCTGGTCGCCGTGGGGTTTCATCCATCAGGCCAGTCAGCCTTGGCGGATCTGACCCTGCTTTCACAATACCTCGTAACTAAGGGCTGCATGAATTATGCCAATTTACTAATAACTTCAGTGTaagcattaacattagcattaactgACTCTGAAATGACGTCTTTAGTGCGACGTCTGAAATTTTATACGTACACAATGATTCCATATATGGCATGTTTGTGAAGGATTTAGTAGTAAAATGTAGTAAAATTCTCAGCATTGaataacagtattaaataaacctctcagttttttattcagttaatcaacttacagcattttttattcAGGGTTATTCTGTAACTACATTGACACTAATAGTGAGAGTACTATATGGGTGGTTTCATGATTGTGGTGCTGTTTAGCACTTGCAACTCTTAAAAATCTTTCAGCACTGAATCTAAGAAAATATCCAATTAAACACTCAATAAGTATGTTTAACCATCTCAGGCTATAATATCTtattttacaaggtttctttaaTGACAATGTCtgctttttgcttttatgtttttagtagagaattagcaaatacacaaaatgtggttaactagcgtCCATGATAATGACATGAGGGCATCAttgacattctaatgatttacgtaaatgtttaattaataatttacctTCAACCTATAATTTGGATAACAGGGTCGTAGTTTgaaagtgacctcatcagtcaacATCACAATAGCACTGagaacaaagaaatgaaataagagaaaatcattttcttcttcccatgatcatCAGGAAATTTGTGACGATGCAACTTCCTGCTGAACACAGGACCTGTAGAAAATTCCAAATATTCCACAGGGGTGAAAGTGTTCAGGTAACAGAGTTGAGTGAGTGTTTGGAGACACTAAACTAAAATGTAATGTCAGCaacctataatggatgactcGTGGAGAAGGACGTTTCAAGcttgagatgttaaatggattcagacgttttaatattttttaagctTAAcctatttttttaagaaatattttttcaatgATTATATTTCTAGATAATGTGTAGTTATACGTATGCTGAAATGCACATAAGTTATAATGAAGGATGCATTacctatgtttaaaatgtcttttgcaATGATGTTACAtctatatttgtaaatgtaatatcagtgagaCATAAATGTGCaccccaatcatggaatcatCCATGTAGTTAAAAGGAGGAATATAAATCTGAAGGAGTCCTGGACATTTAATGGATTAAATTCACAGTGTTGAATTGAATGAACCCCAACAGTATTGAACTAACACTTACTAACAGAAAGGAAGGAACACCACCAATGTTTTTGAATAATGTGAATGAATATCTCCATCGTTAAGAATAGATTTGTCTTGCAAATTTATGACCGGAGCgattaatactaaaatatatctGCCAAAGCACATGGAAGATAGATGTTTTGGTTTGTCAGCAAATGTTAGTCGTCCATGTTGATGCAGTGTAATAGTATATAAGCCTtgcttttcctcttctctcacGTAAAACCACACCAGTATGACCTTTAACAAATGCTCTCTGATGTAATGATCCTTACataatataattcatataatcCTTAATACATAAACATTTTCAAATCTCAATCTGGTACAAGTGCTTTTCTTGAACTGTGAATTCAATATGCAGCCTGGGATAAATAGCCTCCTTAAAAAGCGCTGAGtagatgattgtgtgtgtgtggagtggtgGAGCTGGAGGGGCAGGAATGACTAATGTAGAAACTACCACCGAGGGATAGATTTTATCACCGGCAGGCGCTCATATGAGAATgtgagcagtttttttttttttttaatatgtaagcGCTACACTTATTGACAGGGCAGTGATTTACAGGAGTGATGCTGCATGAAGCTTAATGGTTCCTTTGCTCTGGGAACGTGAACATCCAATTTCAGCTCCTAAATCAAGCACGGTGGGAGATTACACACCTGCCCGCATGTGCCACCTTGAAGACTGAAACACTGACAATGCTACATTGcttcttttctccattttttattGATTGTTCTGCAAAGCACATACAGTAGACATGGCATATATTtactttagaaaaataaaaggagacATGTCTTGCATACAAGGGAAATGTTTATAATGAGAGTGTTAGGGCAGAACACATATAATGGTTTTTGCAGGACAGGTCCACTTTCAAATCACAGCTAAGAACTTAGTTGTAAGGATAGATGTTTAAATTAATCTTTGCAAATTCTGGGAATTAAAGGATCATGATTCTGGGTATTTAAAATCACCCATACCTCTCGGTGTATTTATCATCATAGCACACACCATGTAGAAAGTtgaatatgcattttttttttcttgtatctAGCATGAGAAACACAATAAGCCCTTGAAGAATTCATTTTGATTATGATAGCAGCTGCTGCAATTCAAGTCGCTGTTATTCTTGCACGTGTCATTAGACCTGCCTTAATGATCGTGCACTAATTACTGTGATTAATTGCCTTAATGAGCCAACATTATGACAGAGATGACAGGCGGCCTAATCACTCCATTCGGACAGAGATGATCTACTGCGGGTCCTCCCACAGAGCCTCACAAATGGTGATATGTTTCCTCATATTTGCTTTCAATGTCTGCTCACAGACAATCAAACTAGTGAATTAAGTGCTCTACTGAATGGAATTGTTTAGATTCTGTGCTCGTtatggaaaatattaaataatcagATGAAGATGCTGATGTAATGGTATGActtaaaatatctgtaaattgaaaataaatatttatgtaaataaataattatgtagATTTCTTATTC
The sequence above is a segment of the Pangasianodon hypophthalmus isolate fPanHyp1 chromosome 12, fPanHyp1.pri, whole genome shotgun sequence genome. Coding sequences within it:
- the dhrs7cb gene encoding dehydrogenase/reductase (SDR family) member 7Cb codes for the protein MAIPSVMVLPLLVVVFAGIYYFYNEIIHFMSKSIVRNKVVVITDAVSAMGSECARMLHEGGAQLVLCGPNWDKLESLHDSLCSGSDPSKTFPPKLVLLDFSDTDSLEDVITEISECYGYVDVLICNGSMKVKAPVQNLSLEMDKIIMDVNYFGPITLAKGILPLMIARRTGHFVIVNSIQGRLAVPFRTSYAASKHAVQAFFDCLRAEVEEYGISVSTINHTFINATAQEATPSQSQPTNALWAYILSKLTTHGVSPKALACEIVRVVNRRRREVLLAHPIPWVALYIRSLIPSFFFSVVAAGVKDAAMNQQLK